The following proteins are co-located in the Solea senegalensis isolate Sse05_10M linkage group LG12, IFAPA_SoseM_1, whole genome shotgun sequence genome:
- the trpt1 gene encoding tRNA 2'-phosphotransferase 1 isoform X1: MDRDKRGRGGGGRGMRRKHGGEDRDVRLSKSMSYALRHGANKMGLHMGTDGFLFVEELLAHPQFHPYSVEDVEKVVATNDKQRFKLRSHPEDGRLQIRANQGHSVQVGDLELKPVLTGSPDCPAEAVHGSYLSKWSSIQHQGLSRMKRTHIHLASGLPGEDGVISGMRKDCDLAVFIDVPKALADGIEFFRSENDVLLTAGDAEGKLLPKYFSRALRLRPTRSILPLQ; this comes from the exons atggacagagacaagagaggaagaggaggaggaggaagagggatgaGAAGAAAACATGGTGGAGAG GACAGAGATGTCCGCCTGTCTAAATCCATGTCCTATGCTCTTCGCCATGGAGCCAACAAGATGGGTCTTCACATGGGAACAG ATGGCTTTTTATTTGTGGAAGAACTCCTGGCTCATCCACAGTTCCACCCGTACTCGGTGGAAGACGTCGAGAAAGTCGTGGCCACAAATGACAAGCAGCGCTTCAAACTACGCTCCCACCCAGAAGACGGACGCCTGCAGATTCGAGCCAATCAAGGCCATTCAGTGCAG GTGGGGGATTTGGAGCTGAAACCGGTCCTGACTGGTTCTCCCGATTGTCCTGCTGAAGCCGTTCATGGCTCTTACCTCAGCAAGTGGAGCTCAATCCAGCATCAGGGCCTAAGCCGCATGAAAAGGACACACATCCACCTGGCATCAGGTCTCCCGGGGGAGGACGGCGTCATCAGTG GCATGAGAAAAGACTGCGATCTTGCCGTGTTTATCGATGTCCCGAAGGCTCTCGCTG ATGGAATTGAGTTCTTCAGGTCAGAGAACGATGTGTTGCTGACCGCAGGTGATGCAGAGGGAAAACTTCTCCCAAAATACTTTAGCAGAGCCTTGAGACTGAGACCCACAC GGAGCATCCTGCCACTGCAGTAG
- the trpt1 gene encoding tRNA 2'-phosphotransferase 1 isoform X2, which produces MKDRDVRLSKSMSYALRHGANKMGLHMGTDGFLFVEELLAHPQFHPYSVEDVEKVVATNDKQRFKLRSHPEDGRLQIRANQGHSVQVGDLELKPVLTGSPDCPAEAVHGSYLSKWSSIQHQGLSRMKRTHIHLASGLPGEDGVISGMRKDCDLAVFIDVPKALADGIEFFRSENDVLLTAGDAEGKLLPKYFSRALRLRPTRSILPLQ; this is translated from the exons ATGAAG GACAGAGATGTCCGCCTGTCTAAATCCATGTCCTATGCTCTTCGCCATGGAGCCAACAAGATGGGTCTTCACATGGGAACAG ATGGCTTTTTATTTGTGGAAGAACTCCTGGCTCATCCACAGTTCCACCCGTACTCGGTGGAAGACGTCGAGAAAGTCGTGGCCACAAATGACAAGCAGCGCTTCAAACTACGCTCCCACCCAGAAGACGGACGCCTGCAGATTCGAGCCAATCAAGGCCATTCAGTGCAG GTGGGGGATTTGGAGCTGAAACCGGTCCTGACTGGTTCTCCCGATTGTCCTGCTGAAGCCGTTCATGGCTCTTACCTCAGCAAGTGGAGCTCAATCCAGCATCAGGGCCTAAGCCGCATGAAAAGGACACACATCCACCTGGCATCAGGTCTCCCGGGGGAGGACGGCGTCATCAGTG GCATGAGAAAAGACTGCGATCTTGCCGTGTTTATCGATGTCCCGAAGGCTCTCGCTG ATGGAATTGAGTTCTTCAGGTCAGAGAACGATGTGTTGCTGACCGCAGGTGATGCAGAGGGAAAACTTCTCCCAAAATACTTTAGCAGAGCCTTGAGACTGAGACCCACAC GGAGCATCCTGCCACTGCAGTAG
- the zbtb3 gene encoding zinc finger and BTB domain-containing protein 3 isoform X1 produces MMEFPLHSQQLLSALRSQRQRGFLCDCTVQVGSSCFLAHRAVLASCSPFFHMFYSDSPGGSGGSGTNSPVTLDSDIVTAAAFGLLLDFVYEGVLQLEESPPVEDILAAASFLHMNEVVRVCKKRLQRRGPLAEADSTRSEESAGVRRAVETRRESRGDSGAQPVLAMAGDHLNTGAMVVPLSSCPIVVERRQVESVKSEQRTGERPSEARVHTSLPDLADTTQPGMDAPLPPAELVQSVPASGSHTRLGVGGQGEGSVLCSPCSTTETYSSNQQPSSSSSSFLVPVSLAGGRSVLTLSETCVSPSSHQDTPLLRCDLDSVRKPSDTDRRGASDGGQQTVVSLQASALISHMQNSPICSPIQRAPPQLRIQNTLSLQGQSSHFHTNPQTQALRAPEENVGRVKIDNSDEDNVKVKVEAIVISDEELEEEKDEMREREPMMEVNDEFEDDIQEEELNSPQFLQSHSQALLHMTSHSNDYSFPLSPSSSSSGAGPSSQETSSFATSLVPLSTHQQHSDPPAYFQDSMGNFMEEIPTCGVCGKTFSCTYTLRRHAIVHTRERPYECRYCYRSYTQSGDLYRHIRKAHDHTLPAKRSKADVDPSLPPQPPENGENVHHNFPKPKMASSNVSFFPANS; encoded by the exons ATGATGGAGTTCCCACTGcattcacagcagctgctgtcagcTCTGCGTTCACAGCGTCAGCGAGGCTTCCTCTGTGATTGCACTGTCCAGGTGGGATCATCCTGTTTCCTGGCTCACCGAGCTGTCTTGGCCTCCTGCTCACCtttcttccacatgttttactCCGATTCCCCGGGAGGCAGCGGTGGCAGCGGCACTAACAGCCCTGTCACACTCGACAGCGACATTGTCACAGCTGCTGCATTTGGCTTGCTATTGGACTTTGTCTATGAAGGTGTACTGCAGCTTGAGGAGTCTCCACCGgtggaggacattttggcagcGGCGAGCTTTCTGCACATGAACGAAGTTGTGAGAGTGTGCAAGAAACGACTGCAGAGACGAGGACCGCTAGCTGAGGCAGACAGCACTCGCTCAGAAGAGAGTGCTGGTGTGAGGAGGGCAGTGGAGACTAGAAGAGAGAGCAGGGGTGACAGTGGAGCTCAGCCTGTGTTGGCCATGGCAGGAGATCATTTAAATACAGGCGCCATGGTAGTGCCACTCTCATCATGTCCCATAGTGGTGGAGAGGAGGCAGGTGGAGTCTGTGAAGTCTGAGCAGAGGACTGGTGAGCGACCATCAGAGGCTCGGGTTCACACTTCTCTCCCTGATCTTGCTGACACCACCCAGCCGGGCATGGATGCCCCTCTGCCTCCAGCTGAGCTGGTGCAGTCTGTCCCTGCATCTGGAAGTCACACCAGGTTGGGGGTTGGAGGTCAGGGGGAAGGCTCGGTCCTCTGCAGTCCTTGCAGCACCACAGAGACATACAG caGCAACCAGCagccctcttcctcctcttcttcctttctCGTCCCAGTGAGTCTGGCTGGTGGTCGTTCAGTGCTCACACTCTCAGAAACCTGTGTCTCCCCCAGCTCACATCAGGACACACCACTACTACGTTGTGACCTTGACTCTGTCAGAAAACCCTCAGACACTGACCGCAGAGGTGCGTCAGATGGAGGACAGCAGACTGTTGTGTCACTCCAAGCATCAGCACTCATCTCGCACATGCAAAACAGTCCGATATGCTCGCCAATTCAGCGTGCACCTCCCCAACTCCGAATCCAGAACACTTTGTCACTGCAAGGCCAAAGCTCCCACTTTCACACTAATCCTCAGACACAAGCTCTGAGGGCACCTGAGGAAAATGTGGGGCGAGTGAAAATAGACAACAGTGATGAAGATAATGTGAAAGTTAAAGTGGAGGCCATCGTTATATCTGATGAAGAgctggaggaagagaaagatgaaatgagagagagggaaccaATGATGGAAGTGAACGATGAGTTTGAAGATGACATCCAGGAAGAGGAGCTGAACAGTCCTCAGTTTCTTCAGTCTCACTCACAGGCCCTCTTGCACATGACTTCTCATTCAAATGACtactccttccctctctctccatcctcctcctcctcaggtgcTGGGCCTTCATCCCAAGAAACCTCCTCCTTTGCCACCTCCCTCGTTCCTCTGTCCACACACCAGCAGCATTCAGACCCTCCTGCCTACTTCCAGGACTCCATGGGGAACTTTATGGAAGAAATCCCCACATGTGGCGTCTGTGGGAAGACATTCTCATGCACCTATACACTGAGGCGTCACGCCATTGTGCACACACGTGAGCGCCCTTACGAGTGCCGCTACTGTTATCGGAGCTACACCCAATCAGGCGACCTGTACAGACACATTCGCAAAGCTCATGACCACACACTGCCGGCCAAACGCAGCAAGGCAGATGTGGATCCGTCCCTGCCTCCACAACCAccagaaaatggtgaaaatgtccaTCACAATTTCCCAAAACCCAAAATGGCTtcttcaaatgtctcattttttcCAGCCAATagttaa
- the zbtb3 gene encoding zinc finger and BTB domain-containing protein 3 isoform X2, translating into MMEFPLHSQQLLSALRSQRQRGFLCDCTVQVGSSCFLAHRAVLASCSPFFHMFYSDSPGGSGGSGTNSPVTLDSDIVTAAAFGLLLDFVYEGVLQLEESPPVEDILAAASFLHMNEVVRVCKKRLQRRGPLAEADSTRSEESAGVRRAVETRRESRGDSGAQPVLAMAGDHLNTGAMVVPLSSCPIVVERRQVESVKSEQRTGERPSEARVHTSLPDLADTTQPGMDAPLPPAELVQSVPASGSHTRLGVGGQGEGSVLCSPCSTTETYSNQQPSSSSSSFLVPVSLAGGRSVLTLSETCVSPSSHQDTPLLRCDLDSVRKPSDTDRRGASDGGQQTVVSLQASALISHMQNSPICSPIQRAPPQLRIQNTLSLQGQSSHFHTNPQTQALRAPEENVGRVKIDNSDEDNVKVKVEAIVISDEELEEEKDEMREREPMMEVNDEFEDDIQEEELNSPQFLQSHSQALLHMTSHSNDYSFPLSPSSSSSGAGPSSQETSSFATSLVPLSTHQQHSDPPAYFQDSMGNFMEEIPTCGVCGKTFSCTYTLRRHAIVHTRERPYECRYCYRSYTQSGDLYRHIRKAHDHTLPAKRSKADVDPSLPPQPPENGENVHHNFPKPKMASSNVSFFPANS; encoded by the exons ATGATGGAGTTCCCACTGcattcacagcagctgctgtcagcTCTGCGTTCACAGCGTCAGCGAGGCTTCCTCTGTGATTGCACTGTCCAGGTGGGATCATCCTGTTTCCTGGCTCACCGAGCTGTCTTGGCCTCCTGCTCACCtttcttccacatgttttactCCGATTCCCCGGGAGGCAGCGGTGGCAGCGGCACTAACAGCCCTGTCACACTCGACAGCGACATTGTCACAGCTGCTGCATTTGGCTTGCTATTGGACTTTGTCTATGAAGGTGTACTGCAGCTTGAGGAGTCTCCACCGgtggaggacattttggcagcGGCGAGCTTTCTGCACATGAACGAAGTTGTGAGAGTGTGCAAGAAACGACTGCAGAGACGAGGACCGCTAGCTGAGGCAGACAGCACTCGCTCAGAAGAGAGTGCTGGTGTGAGGAGGGCAGTGGAGACTAGAAGAGAGAGCAGGGGTGACAGTGGAGCTCAGCCTGTGTTGGCCATGGCAGGAGATCATTTAAATACAGGCGCCATGGTAGTGCCACTCTCATCATGTCCCATAGTGGTGGAGAGGAGGCAGGTGGAGTCTGTGAAGTCTGAGCAGAGGACTGGTGAGCGACCATCAGAGGCTCGGGTTCACACTTCTCTCCCTGATCTTGCTGACACCACCCAGCCGGGCATGGATGCCCCTCTGCCTCCAGCTGAGCTGGTGCAGTCTGTCCCTGCATCTGGAAGTCACACCAGGTTGGGGGTTGGAGGTCAGGGGGAAGGCTCGGTCCTCTGCAGTCCTTGCAGCACCACAGAGACATACAG CAACCAGCagccctcttcctcctcttcttcctttctCGTCCCAGTGAGTCTGGCTGGTGGTCGTTCAGTGCTCACACTCTCAGAAACCTGTGTCTCCCCCAGCTCACATCAGGACACACCACTACTACGTTGTGACCTTGACTCTGTCAGAAAACCCTCAGACACTGACCGCAGAGGTGCGTCAGATGGAGGACAGCAGACTGTTGTGTCACTCCAAGCATCAGCACTCATCTCGCACATGCAAAACAGTCCGATATGCTCGCCAATTCAGCGTGCACCTCCCCAACTCCGAATCCAGAACACTTTGTCACTGCAAGGCCAAAGCTCCCACTTTCACACTAATCCTCAGACACAAGCTCTGAGGGCACCTGAGGAAAATGTGGGGCGAGTGAAAATAGACAACAGTGATGAAGATAATGTGAAAGTTAAAGTGGAGGCCATCGTTATATCTGATGAAGAgctggaggaagagaaagatgaaatgagagagagggaaccaATGATGGAAGTGAACGATGAGTTTGAAGATGACATCCAGGAAGAGGAGCTGAACAGTCCTCAGTTTCTTCAGTCTCACTCACAGGCCCTCTTGCACATGACTTCTCATTCAAATGACtactccttccctctctctccatcctcctcctcctcaggtgcTGGGCCTTCATCCCAAGAAACCTCCTCCTTTGCCACCTCCCTCGTTCCTCTGTCCACACACCAGCAGCATTCAGACCCTCCTGCCTACTTCCAGGACTCCATGGGGAACTTTATGGAAGAAATCCCCACATGTGGCGTCTGTGGGAAGACATTCTCATGCACCTATACACTGAGGCGTCACGCCATTGTGCACACACGTGAGCGCCCTTACGAGTGCCGCTACTGTTATCGGAGCTACACCCAATCAGGCGACCTGTACAGACACATTCGCAAAGCTCATGACCACACACTGCCGGCCAAACGCAGCAAGGCAGATGTGGATCCGTCCCTGCCTCCACAACCAccagaaaatggtgaaaatgtccaTCACAATTTCCCAAAACCCAAAATGGCTtcttcaaatgtctcattttttcCAGCCAATagttaa
- the rnaseh2c gene encoding ribonuclease H2 subunit C isoform X1: MSCNASVIRVHVPPEGQLQRAPVHLLPCEIEHSGSAQVSQYFTATTKDRKCEKTVSFRGRELKGQEISCPQGYTGLVLKETNKPGSDQEDRTVKVSSVFDKLTYWNLETPPNSDDMIVMAMDWPELADAIHGPVQD, from the exons ATGTCCTGCAACGCCAGTGTTATTCGGGTCCATGTGCCACCAGAGGGACAGCTACAGCGGGCTCCTGTCCACCTTCTTCCCTGTGAGATTGAACACAGTGGATCGGCCCAGGTCTCACAATACTTCACTGCGACCACAAAAGACCGCAAATGTG AGAAAACAGTGTCATTCAGAGGACGTGAGCTGAAAGGACAGGAGATCAGCTGTCCTCAGGGATACACTGGCCTGGTGCTGAAAGAGACCAACAAGCCCGGCTCTGACCAAGAG gaCCGAACAGTAAAGGTATCCTCTGTGTTTGATAAGCTGACGTACTGGAACCTGGAGACTCCTCCCAATTCTGATGACATGATTGTGATGGCAATGGATTGGCCAGAGCTTGCTGACGCA ATCCATGGGCCAGTACAAGACTGA
- the rnaseh2c gene encoding ribonuclease H2 subunit C isoform X2: MSCNASVIRVHVPPEGQLQRAPVHLLPCEIEHSGSAQVSQYFTATTKDRKCEKTVSFRGRELKGQEISCPQGYTGLVLKETNKPGSDQELTYWNLETPPNSDDMIVMAMDWPELADAIHGPVQD; encoded by the exons ATGTCCTGCAACGCCAGTGTTATTCGGGTCCATGTGCCACCAGAGGGACAGCTACAGCGGGCTCCTGTCCACCTTCTTCCCTGTGAGATTGAACACAGTGGATCGGCCCAGGTCTCACAATACTTCACTGCGACCACAAAAGACCGCAAATGTG AGAAAACAGTGTCATTCAGAGGACGTGAGCTGAAAGGACAGGAGATCAGCTGTCCTCAGGGATACACTGGCCTGGTGCTGAAAGAGACCAACAAGCCCGGCTCTGACCAAGAG CTGACGTACTGGAACCTGGAGACTCCTCCCAATTCTGATGACATGATTGTGATGGCAATGGATTGGCCAGAGCTTGCTGACGCA ATCCATGGGCCAGTACAAGACTGA
- the LOC122778231 gene encoding seipin-like isoform X1 yields the protein MYTEENSSCRRQVLDWTISSLSLGFSDIMDQNSPLSSGAEEQQSVLRLRDVVITSMSNARRKATQGFVVFFAVVLLLCLASFLYGSFYFSYMPTAAFSTPVHYYYRTDCESSAPFLCSYPLANISLMRNRKHVLTFGQAYQISLQLEMPESPANQELGMFMIRVTCFSKDGGHVTSSARSVKPVSSARFSMLRYRSGLLRTVGTLLFLPAFLTGAIEQKQVLEVELFSDYMDDPYDPAATAVIEILSNKVQIYSSQLYVHAHFTGIRYWMFYFPVTSALVGVSSNFIFLSVLFIVSYMRLQMSVKPEQLRTDGPVSERENNMDNNQQEDNVAADPAELAGPHQTTPTNVSRRRPHLHFGDSTVRQNRVRFGQAETNGL from the exons ATGTACACAGAGGAGAACAGTTCCTGTCGCAGACAAGTATTGGACTG GACCATATCGTCATTGTCTCTTGGATTCTCAGATATTATGGATCAAAATAGTCCCTTGAGTTCAGGAGCTGAAGAACAACAGTCAGTCCTCAGGCTGCGAGATGTTGTCATCACCTCAATGTCAAATGCCCGTCGGAAAGCGACTCAGGGCTTTGTTGTGTTCTTTGCCGTTGTGCTGCTCCTCTGCCTTGCATCCTTTTTATACgggagcttctacttctcataCATGCCCACGGCAGCTTTTTCAACACCGGTACATTATTACTACAG GACAGACTGTGAATCTTCAGCCCCCTTTTTGTGCTCTTATCCACTGGCCAACATCTCTCTGATGAGgaacaggaaacat GTGCTGACATTTGGCCAGGCCTATCAGATCTCTCTGCAGCTGGAGATGCCCGAGTCTCCAGCCAATCAGGAGCTGGGGATGTTCATGATCAGGGTGACCTGTTTCTCTAAGGATGGAGGTCATGTCACGTCCTCTGCTCGCTCT gtgAAACCAGTGTCCAGCGCTCGCTTT AGCATGCTTCGATATCGCTCAGGCCTGCTGAGAACTGTGGGAACGCTGCTGTTCCTCCCGGCCTTCCTCACAGGAGCTATTGAGCAGAAGCAAGTGCTTGAGGTGGAGCTCTTCTCCGACTACATGGATGACcct tATGACCCCGCGGCCACTGCCGTCATAGAGATCCTGTCCAACAAGGTGCAGATCTACTCATCTCAACTCTACGTTCATGCTCATTTCACTGGCATAAG ATACTGGATGTTCTACTTCCCTGTCACATCAGCCCTGGTGGGAGTCTCCAGTAACTTCATCTTCCTCAGCGTCCTCTTCATTGTCAGCTACATGAGGCTGCAGATGAGTGTGAAACCTGAGCAG CTCAGGACAGACGGTCCTGTGTcagagagggaaaacaacatGGACAACAACCAGCAGGAGGATAATGTTGCTGCGG ATCCTGCAGAGCTGGCGGGTCCCCATCAGACAACCCCCACAAATGTGAGCCGGAGGAGGCCCCATTTGCACTTTGGTGACAGCACAGTGCGGCAGAACAGAGTCAGATTTGGTCAGGCTGAAACAAACGGATTATAG
- the LOC122778231 gene encoding seipin-like isoform X2 produces the protein MYTEENSSCRRTISSLSLGFSDIMDQNSPLSSGAEEQQSVLRLRDVVITSMSNARRKATQGFVVFFAVVLLLCLASFLYGSFYFSYMPTAAFSTPVHYYYRTDCESSAPFLCSYPLANISLMRNRKHVLTFGQAYQISLQLEMPESPANQELGMFMIRVTCFSKDGGHVTSSARSVKPVSSARFSMLRYRSGLLRTVGTLLFLPAFLTGAIEQKQVLEVELFSDYMDDPYDPAATAVIEILSNKVQIYSSQLYVHAHFTGIRYWMFYFPVTSALVGVSSNFIFLSVLFIVSYMRLQMSVKPEQLRTDGPVSERENNMDNNQQEDNVAADPAELAGPHQTTPTNVSRRRPHLHFGDSTVRQNRVRFGQAETNGL, from the exons ATGTACACAGAGGAGAACAGTTCCTGTCG CAGGACCATATCGTCATTGTCTCTTGGATTCTCAGATATTATGGATCAAAATAGTCCCTTGAGTTCAGGAGCTGAAGAACAACAGTCAGTCCTCAGGCTGCGAGATGTTGTCATCACCTCAATGTCAAATGCCCGTCGGAAAGCGACTCAGGGCTTTGTTGTGTTCTTTGCCGTTGTGCTGCTCCTCTGCCTTGCATCCTTTTTATACgggagcttctacttctcataCATGCCCACGGCAGCTTTTTCAACACCGGTACATTATTACTACAG GACAGACTGTGAATCTTCAGCCCCCTTTTTGTGCTCTTATCCACTGGCCAACATCTCTCTGATGAGgaacaggaaacat GTGCTGACATTTGGCCAGGCCTATCAGATCTCTCTGCAGCTGGAGATGCCCGAGTCTCCAGCCAATCAGGAGCTGGGGATGTTCATGATCAGGGTGACCTGTTTCTCTAAGGATGGAGGTCATGTCACGTCCTCTGCTCGCTCT gtgAAACCAGTGTCCAGCGCTCGCTTT AGCATGCTTCGATATCGCTCAGGCCTGCTGAGAACTGTGGGAACGCTGCTGTTCCTCCCGGCCTTCCTCACAGGAGCTATTGAGCAGAAGCAAGTGCTTGAGGTGGAGCTCTTCTCCGACTACATGGATGACcct tATGACCCCGCGGCCACTGCCGTCATAGAGATCCTGTCCAACAAGGTGCAGATCTACTCATCTCAACTCTACGTTCATGCTCATTTCACTGGCATAAG ATACTGGATGTTCTACTTCCCTGTCACATCAGCCCTGGTGGGAGTCTCCAGTAACTTCATCTTCCTCAGCGTCCTCTTCATTGTCAGCTACATGAGGCTGCAGATGAGTGTGAAACCTGAGCAG CTCAGGACAGACGGTCCTGTGTcagagagggaaaacaacatGGACAACAACCAGCAGGAGGATAATGTTGCTGCGG ATCCTGCAGAGCTGGCGGGTCCCCATCAGACAACCCCCACAAATGTGAGCCGGAGGAGGCCCCATTTGCACTTTGGTGACAGCACAGTGCGGCAGAACAGAGTCAGATTTGGTCAGGCTGAAACAAACGGATTATAG
- the LOC122778231 gene encoding seipin-like isoform X3 produces the protein MDQNSPLSSGAEEQQSVLRLRDVVITSMSNARRKATQGFVVFFAVVLLLCLASFLYGSFYFSYMPTAAFSTPVHYYYRTDCESSAPFLCSYPLANISLMRNRKHVLTFGQAYQISLQLEMPESPANQELGMFMIRVTCFSKDGGHVTSSARSVKPVSSARFSMLRYRSGLLRTVGTLLFLPAFLTGAIEQKQVLEVELFSDYMDDPYDPAATAVIEILSNKVQIYSSQLYVHAHFTGIRYWMFYFPVTSALVGVSSNFIFLSVLFIVSYMRLQMSVKPEQLRTDGPVSERENNMDNNQQEDNVAADPAELAGPHQTTPTNVSRRRPHLHFGDSTVRQNRVRFGQAETNGL, from the exons ATGGATCAAAATAGTCCCTTGAGTTCAGGAGCTGAAGAACAACAGTCAGTCCTCAGGCTGCGAGATGTTGTCATCACCTCAATGTCAAATGCCCGTCGGAAAGCGACTCAGGGCTTTGTTGTGTTCTTTGCCGTTGTGCTGCTCCTCTGCCTTGCATCCTTTTTATACgggagcttctacttctcataCATGCCCACGGCAGCTTTTTCAACACCGGTACATTATTACTACAG GACAGACTGTGAATCTTCAGCCCCCTTTTTGTGCTCTTATCCACTGGCCAACATCTCTCTGATGAGgaacaggaaacat GTGCTGACATTTGGCCAGGCCTATCAGATCTCTCTGCAGCTGGAGATGCCCGAGTCTCCAGCCAATCAGGAGCTGGGGATGTTCATGATCAGGGTGACCTGTTTCTCTAAGGATGGAGGTCATGTCACGTCCTCTGCTCGCTCT gtgAAACCAGTGTCCAGCGCTCGCTTT AGCATGCTTCGATATCGCTCAGGCCTGCTGAGAACTGTGGGAACGCTGCTGTTCCTCCCGGCCTTCCTCACAGGAGCTATTGAGCAGAAGCAAGTGCTTGAGGTGGAGCTCTTCTCCGACTACATGGATGACcct tATGACCCCGCGGCCACTGCCGTCATAGAGATCCTGTCCAACAAGGTGCAGATCTACTCATCTCAACTCTACGTTCATGCTCATTTCACTGGCATAAG ATACTGGATGTTCTACTTCCCTGTCACATCAGCCCTGGTGGGAGTCTCCAGTAACTTCATCTTCCTCAGCGTCCTCTTCATTGTCAGCTACATGAGGCTGCAGATGAGTGTGAAACCTGAGCAG CTCAGGACAGACGGTCCTGTGTcagagagggaaaacaacatGGACAACAACCAGCAGGAGGATAATGTTGCTGCGG ATCCTGCAGAGCTGGCGGGTCCCCATCAGACAACCCCCACAAATGTGAGCCGGAGGAGGCCCCATTTGCACTTTGGTGACAGCACAGTGCGGCAGAACAGAGTCAGATTTGGTCAGGCTGAAACAAACGGATTATAG